The Colletotrichum higginsianum IMI 349063 chromosome 2, whole genome shotgun sequence genome has a segment encoding these proteins:
- a CDS encoding RasGEF domain-containing protein: MLMTQTAVPALVQGQKNNYNPRNKPSRENLGLEHSSNYYQAQPTLDQPNVGHAYSPYSQAITSSSSVMNGIAGTAPPGTMYVRALYDYEADDRTSLSFHEGDVIQVITQLESGWWDGVINGVRGWFPSNYCQIVTSTDEIPDHDQNGELEHLDDEEDNQEVYDEQLEEDDESELDDANGLPLEGADLGDKSRADFWIPQATPDGRLFYYNMMTGDRSMELPLESPSSANETGPRNRMNVNIPEKTRPPPEMMARGLTQDEDEDSEANSASELEGESLMLASRGSLQPRNRRSRSEMLSPSTSMDSMNGAAQVSRGKNEAYLNPNLAPNATPMIASATSFTSTSYNTPPTSTVPRSFFDDGSAPPLTWTRLVSNMRRAVDRYRDAITSNNRSEYVARAEDISDHLRLLLAAGSGTTDNHSGQPSIISTNKALYPHFRDMMSKFSKLVISSHIAAADWPNAESVQKCLQEADGVLLGVFSYVEIARQQRGEEIPRLFPGFVIGSSTGGSWQNNGLGSRDPITANFLEDEEGVVEPTAMLDGKLLERLDELKRMLVFSIRELDKHLVVADKIMTSFKHEIIGNNVCSAGGKVLEMFKPWYALIESIDLSSLGNSFQTPQLADFAANKQSLYDNISDLVVGCQAVAGPLADEWAEVRGEALENRLEYVRQCAKALETNSSHIGFSLQLLSEQVQINMQQHVDSRQREDVIQREQLRRGDTMPYDRPHQRTESRTTPIAVRPPMITSQSFTEGDTTGNFRGGDYSKVKKILGDDPNPQSNVPPVDETPEFLKLDHEPDLAWDNKLAPPIVKGGTLEALVEQLTRHDKLDSNFNNTFLLTYRSFTTAQDLFKLLVNRFGIQPPEGLSQQDFEAWRDRKQKLIRFRVVNILKSWFDNFWMEEHNEESKQLIRDVYTFARDTVKSTETPGSAPLMSVLDQRLSGQQAGARRMVQTLNQNTPSPIMPKNMKKLKFLDIDVTEFARQLTIIESRLYGKIKPTECLNKTWQKKVADGEPEPAPNVKALILHSNQMTNWVAEMILAQMDVKKRVIVIKHFVAVADKCRSLNNFSTLTSIISALGTAPIARLKRTWDQVPQRTQGVLETMRKLMASTKNFGEYREALHVANPPCIPFFGVYLTDLTFIEDGIPSIIKKTNLINFAKRAKTAEVIRDIQQYQAVGYSLQPVPELQDYIISNMQAAGDVHEMYDKSLQVEPREREDEKIVRYVALRDQPGVFGAVSFWG, encoded by the exons ATGCTGATGACACAGACCGCAGTGCCGGCACTAGTTCAGGGTCAGAAAAACAACTACAATCCTCGCAACAAGCCTTCGCGCGAAaacctcggcctcgaacACAGCAGCAATTACTATCAAGCCCAACCGACGTTGGATCAGCCCAACGTCGGCCACGCCTACTCACCCTACTCCCAGGCCatcacctcctcctcctccgtaATGAATGGCATTGCGGGGACCGCCCCGCCGGGCACAATGTATGTCCGAGCTCTGTACGACtacgaggccgacgaccgCACGAGTCTTAGTTTTCACGAAGGCGACGTCATCCAAGTTATCACACAACTCGAATCCGGCTGGTGGGACGGCGTTATCAACGGCGTTCGCGGCTGGTTTCCTAGCAACTACTGTCAGATTGTTACGAGCACCGATGAGATCCCCGACCATGATCAAAACGGCGAACTCGAACacctcgacgatgaggaggacaATCAGGAGGTTTACGATGAGcagctggaggaggatgacgagtcGGAACTGGACGACGCCAACGGCCTGCCGCTCGAGGGCGCTGATCTGGGCGATAAATCGAGGGCTGATTTTTGGATCCCGCAAGCAACCCCCGATGGTCGCCTCTTCTACTACAACATGATGACGGGCGACCGCAGCATGGAGCTGCCCTTGGAATCACCCAGCTCGGCCAACGAGACGGGCCCGCGTAACAGGATGAACGTAAACATTCCGGAGAAGACGCGGCCCCCTCCAGAGATGATGGCTAGAGGATTGACtcaggacgaggacgaagattCCGAAGCAAACTCGGCCTCCGAGCTGGAGGGCGAGTCGTTGATGCTCGCTTCCCGCGGGTCTCTG CAGCCTCGTAATCGTCGTTCTCGCAGCGAGATGCTTTCGCCCTCTACTTCCATGGACTCGATGAACGGTGCAGCGCAGGTTTCCAGGGGGAAGAATGAAGCGTACCTGAACCCGAACCTTGCGCCCAACGCGACGCCGATGATTGCGTCGGCCACGTCGTTCACCAGCACGTCGTACAACACGCCGCCAACCAGCACCGTGCCTCGCTCCTTTTTTGATGAcggctcggcgccgcctttGACATGGACACGCCTTGTCTCCAACATGCGCAGGGCCGTAGATCGATACCGCGATGCCATCACCAGCAACAATCGCTCCGAATATGTTGCACGCGCCGAGGACATCTCTGACCACCTCAGGTTACTCCTGGCCGCCGGGTCTGGCACTACTGACAACCATTCTGGCCAACCCTCTATTATCTCGACGAACAAGGCTCTCTACCCTCACTTCAGGGACATGATGTCCAAGTTCTCCAAACTCGTGATCTCATCTCACATAGCTGCCGCTGACTGGCCTAACGCTGAATCGGTACAGAAATGCCTTCAGGAGGCCGACGGTGTGTTGCTCGGGGTTTTCAGCTATGTCGAAATTGCTCGCCAGcagcgaggagaagagatCCCCCGGCTTTTCCCTGGGTTCGTCATTGGCAGTTCCACCGGCGGTAGTTGGCAGAATAACGGCCTCGGCTCTCGCGATCCCATCACTGCGAACTTCCtagaagatgaagagggtGTCGTGGAGCCCACGGCGATGCTGGACGGTAAACTTCTCGAGAGGCTGGACGAGCTCAAGCGGATGCTTGTATTCAGTATAAGAGAGCTGGACAAGCACTTGGTTGTGGCGGACAAGATCATGACATCTTTCAAGCATGAAATCATCGGCAACAATGTCTGCTCGGCCGGAGGCAAAGTTCTCGAGATGTTCAAACCATGGTACGCGCTTATCGAGTCCATCGATCTCTCGTCGCTCGGAAACAGCTTCCAAACGCCTCAGCTGGCGGATTTCGCCGCCAACAAGCAGAGCCTGTACGATAACATCTCAGACCTCGTGGTGGGCTGCCAAGCCGTGGCCGGACCTTTGGCTGATGAATGGGCCGAGGTGCGCGGCGAAGCTCTGGAGAACCGTCTCGAGTACGTCCGCCAGTGTGCCAAGGCACTCGAGACGAATTCGTCACACATTGGATTCTCCTTGCAACTATTGTCGGAGCAAGTGCAGATCAACATGCAGCAGCATGTCGATTCCAGGCAAAGAGAAGATGTCATTCAGCGCGAACAGCTTCGCAGAGGGGACACTATGCCGTACGACCGCCCCCATCAACGTACGGAGTCGCGGACGACGCCAATAGCGGTGCGGCCTCCCATGATCACCTCGCAATCATTCACCGAAGGTGACACTACTGGAAATTTCCGAGGAGGCGATTACTCAAAGGTTAAGAAAATTTTGGGCGATGATCCGAACCCTCAGAGCAATGTCCCCCCGGTTGATGAAACGCCGGAGTTCCTCAAGTTGGATCACGAGCCGGATCTGGCATGGGATAACAAGCTTGCGCCACCTATCGTCAAGGGCGGTACGTTGGAGGCCCTCGTTGAGCAGCTGACGCGCCACGACAAGCTAGACTCCAACTTCAACAACACGTTTCTTCTTACCTACAGGTCTTTCACGACAGCGCAGGACCTGTTTAAGCTTCTCGTCAACCGCTTCGGTATTCAGCCACCCGAAGGTCTGTCTCAACAGGATTTCGAAGCCTGGCGGGATCGGAAACAAAAGCTCATCCGCTTCCGGGTGGTCAACATCTTGAAGAGTTGGTTCGACAACTTCTGGATGGAGGAGCACAACGAGGAATCGAAACAGCTTATCCGGGATGTTTACACTTTTGCGCGGGACACGGTTAAGTCAACGGAGACACCCGGCTCTGCGCCGCTCATGTCGGTCTTGGATCAAAGGCTCAGCGGCCAGCAAGCCGGAGCCCGCCGCATGGTCCAGACGCTCAATCAAAACACGCCGTCGCCAATCATGCCCAAGAACATGAAGAAGCTCAAATTTCTGGACATTGATGTCACGGAATTCGCCCGTCAGCTCACAATCATCGAGTCTAGGTTGTACGGCAAGATCAAGCCCACAGAATGCCTCAACAAGACGTGGCAGAAGAAGGTCGCCGACGGAGAGCCTGAACCAGCACCGAACGTTAAGGCACTCATCTTGCACTCGAACCAGATGACAAACTGGGTGGCAGAGATGATTCTGGCTCAGATGGACGTGAAGAAGCGGGTCATCGTGATCAAGCACTTTGTCGCTGTTGCGGAC AAATGCCGGAGTCTCAACAACTTCTCTACGCTCACCTCGATCATTTCGGCACTAGGCACTGCGCCCATCGCTCGCCTTAAGAGAACGTGGGACCAGGTACCGCAACGGACGCAAGGTGTTTTGGAAACCATGCGAAAGCTCATGGCCAGTACAAAGAACTTTGGAGAATACAGAGAGGCTCTACACGTGGCGAATCCGCCTTGCATTCCTTTCTTCG GTGTTTACCTGACCGATTTGACCTTCATTGAAGACGGAATCCCGTCCATTATCAAGAAGACCAACCTCATCAACTTTGCCAAGCgggcgaagacggccgaggtaATCCGTGACATTCAGCAGTACCAGGCCGTCGGGTACTCATTGCAGCCTGTCCCGGAGCTACAGGACTACATAATAAGCAATATGCAGGCCGCAGGAGATGTGCATGAGATGTACGACAAGAGCCTGCAAGTGGAGCCGCGCGAGCGAGAAGACGAAAAGATCGTGAGGTACGTAGCATTGCGAGATCAACCCGGAGTGTTTGGGGCGGTTTCGTTTTGGGGTTAG
- a CDS encoding Glycine-rich cell wall structural protein 1 has translation METISNITNAASKAIWGTNEANQEPVSGVKGNTNQGEPYDAGNIEDPLDKEKKAEVADASTLSGTSGTASTSGPTATTGLTTTVTPSTSTASTDPTGPSTTDDPLKHKATPLTESNLTDRSRTTEDIKPYKSSATEDPSKKKEDIGKPELKNTSTDDAPPADSAAGKTDIRHPADPATDPAPKGQDVTNNASGPITGGDKLDGPGPRPLETVAKERGGDAGNVKKDSTKGGLIEDESASGLEGSKEDVPKAVSRSEGTGEKYIKTSGLAVDGGDFDATKPGAGREADRLLDEKDPAHAAAKAAAASSSDKSTGKTSEDRTHSPKAGTEKEKESLKDKIKAKLHRH, from the exons ATGGAGACCATTAGCAACATCACAAACGCGGCGAGCAAGGCCATCTGGGGCACAAACGAGGCGAACCAGGAGCCCGTTTCGGGTGTCAAGGGAAACACCAACCAAGGCGAACCGTATGACGCCGGCAACATTG AGGATCCCTTGGAtaaggagaagaaggccgaagTAGCAGATGCCAGCACCTTGTCTGGCACGAGTGGAACAGCGTCAACCTCCGGGCCCACTGCGACCACAGGTCTGACCACTACTGTTACTCCTAGCACAAGCACAGCGTCAACCGACCCGACTGGCCCCTCGACAACGGATGATCCTCTGAAGCACAAGGCGACCCCTCTTACAGAGAGCAACCTGACGGACAGGTCACGAACCACAGAAGACATTAAGCCCTATAAATCGTCTGCCACCGAAGACCCCtcaaagaagaaggaggacatTGGCAAGCCTGAATTGAAGAACACTTCTACCGACGATGCGCCCCCGGCTGATAGCGCTGCTGGAAAGACTGATATACGCCACCCTGCCGATCCCGCCACCGACCCTGCGCCCAAGGGCCAAGACGTCACCAACAACGCCTCTGGGCCAATTACCGGAGGCGACAAGCTCGACGGTCCCGGGCCCAGACCCTTGGAGACTGTTGCCAAGGAGCGTGGAGGTGATGCTGGGAATGTCAAGAAAGACTCTACCAAGGGCGGTCTGATTGAGGATGAGTCGGCATCAGGTCTTGAGGGCAGCAAGGAGGATGTTCCCAAGGCAGTCAGCCGAAGCGAAGGTACGGGGGAGAAGTACATCAAGACTTCGGGCTTGGCGGTCGATGGTGGTGACTTTGATGCAACCAAGCCAGGCGCGGGCCGCGAGGCAGATC GTCTACTGGACGAGAAAGATCCTGCCCATGCCGCTGCcaaggctgctgctgcatccaGCAGTGACAAGAGCACCGGAAAGACCAGTGAAGACCGCACACACAGCCCCAAAGCGGGTaccgagaaggagaaggagagtcTTAAGGACAAGATCAAGGCCAAACTCCACCGTCACTAG
- a CDS encoding Esterase family protein encodes MNDQQDSQSAAGFVAFGDSYSAGIGTGVDGVEDECRLGSHAHPVLIFTDLAKSQGANAATFQFLSCTGSTTDNVLSGGERSQIDNFNTSINADFAILSIGGNDLGFFRVMNACIFRFYSFYSGTCEAALQDVSDRIEGPDFEQRLEMVIMEILDKVHWEKRPWFVITVTGYARFFSVETDECDNCTLGVWWQGPKLKRDVRQRMNNMVMAVNDKLKRSIDAVNSRFTTPKAIFVNYDARFDGHRFCEPTVTEPAYNRTETWFFLVGGKDNNPNVTDPTPAPNGTSIRTDDARSRTLSPLSTLVDPDTCLSPAEGSGDWGLMALCYMARAKRDDPSLRFAREDVMIQNSMWFTEKPRS; translated from the exons ATGAACGACCAGCAAGACTCGCAAAGCGCTGCAGGGTTTGTTGCTTTTGGTGATTCTTATAGCGCTGGCATTGGTACTGGTGTTGATGGTGTCGAAGATGAGTGCCGACTTGGCTCCCACGCACACCCGGTTCTGATCTTCACCGATCTCGCCAAAAGTCAGGGAGCGAACGCGGCGACCTTTCAGTTCCTATCTTGCACCGGTTCGACGACCGACAATGTTCTGTCCGGCGGCGAGCGCAGTCAAATTGATAACTTCAACACATCCATCAATGCCGACTTCGCCATTCTCTCTATCGGGGGCAACGACCTTGGCTTCTTCCGGGTTATGAACGCTTGTATCTTCCGGTTCTACAGTTTCTACTCCGGAACGTGTGAGGCGGCTCTGCAGGACGTATCTGACCGGATCGAGGGTCCCGATTTTGAACAGCGACTAGAGATGGTGATAATGGAGATACTGGACAAGGTCCACTGGGAGAAGCGCCCGTGGTTTGTCATTACTGTCACCGGATATGCTCGGTTCTTTAGCGTCGAGACTGACGAATGCGACAACTGTACTCTGGGTGTCTGGTGGCAGGGTCCGAAGCTCAAGAGGGATGTCCGTCAGCGGATGAACAACATGGTGATGGCAGTCAACGACAAGCTCAAGCGATCCATCGATGCGGTCAACTCAAGGTTCACAACTCCCAAGGCCATCTTTGTCAATTACGACGCCAGGTTTGACGGGCATCGTTTCTGCGAACCTACCGTGACGGAGCCTGCATACAACCGAACCGAGACTTGGTTCTTCCTTGTCGGAGGCAAGGATAACAACCCAAACGTGACTGACCCGACGCCGGCCCCCAACGGTACGAGCATTCGTACTGACGATGCACGAAGCCGTACCCTGTCGCCGCTGTCGACGCTCGTGGACCCAGATACCTGCCTAAGTCCGGCCGAGGGCTCGGGAGACTGGGGCCTCATGGCCCTGTGTTACATGGCAAGGGCTAAGCGGGACGATCCGTCGCTACGATTTGCTCGTGAGGATGTCATGATTCAGAATTCCATGTG GTTTACAGAGAAGCCTCGGTCATGA
- a CDS encoding C6 zinc finger domain-containing protein — MVYCGKASQGCQNCRTRRIKCDKVKPECSQCIRVGKRCPGYRDQLSLMFRDESTKVIKKAHAQWGVSESPGNGLIQASASNAPSPPASSPAHSRKSTPNSVRAASRPGAVAALSPASSVASFSSPSSTHHSAGSSSPILLPVVKQENRESSPPTLHIGPTLEEQGVQFYVNRYLIGHPDEPKSGQDLAAEGWIWHPAVQDVMCAVGLAGLYNLTGNMEMMATAREKYGSALRETGKLIRPPHTPSIDVTMRAVVALAMFEVVKGSHHSTGTVHAHVMGGAALMRSWCPMPSAPFAGFRALLQLCYSMYIPLHVAGMPMPPDFYDWVSYGSQLQLPIDRPSTDLAVLIARFVETSSIIHRHVISDGNPKTASVLQQLLDLESDLASWEAGLEGDWIYETINATHLPPNAVFEGEYHKYHDVWTARIWNYYRWARVLVNQNLLDLTNKSPVSSLSLVSAAARDHYLATIRRLARDTLVSAPTHWRHPALDGPAQITVESPGGGGAGSAGLPALLFHLKVAGCAPGVPKQYWEWALGVIQTIWGDMGMLHARSMMEAMRAHEDTVLRSGAAGILAYDW; from the exons ATGGTCTATTGTGGTAAGGCCTCCCAGGGCTGCCAGAATTGCCGAACCCGTCGCATCAAG TGCGACAAAGTGAAACCCGAATGCTCACAATGCATCCGCGTGGGCAAAAGATGCCCTGGCTACCGAGACCAACTCTCGCTTATGTTCCGCGATGAAAGCACCAAAGTTATCAAGAAAGCTCATGCCCAATGGGGTGTTTCTGAGAGCCCCGGGAATGGTCTCATTCAGGCTTCCGCATCAAAtgctccatcgccgcctgcTTCGTCACCAGCTCACAGCCGGAAGAGTACGCCCAACAGCGTGAGGGCCGCATCACGACCGGGCGCCGTAGCCGCActttcgccagcctcaagCGTCGCATCGTTCTCGTCTCCTTCGTCAACACACCACTCGGCAGGATCTTCGTCCCCAATTCTGCTCCCGGTAGTCAAGCAAGAAAACCGCGAGTCGAGTCCGCCAACTTTGCACATCGGTCCCACCCTGGAGGAGCAAGGCGTACAGTTCTATGTCAATCGGTACCTCATAGGCCACCCTGACGAACCGAAATCCGGCCAAGACCTGGCCGCGGAAGGTTGGATATGGCACCCAGCAGTTCAGGACGTTATGTGTGCTGTAGGGCTGGCCGGGCTGTACAACTTGACTGGCAACATGGAAATGATGGCTACCGCACGAGAGAAGTACGGCTCGGCACTTCGAGAAACCGGAAAGCTTATTCGACCTCCACACACTCCCAGTATAGATGTGACGATGAGAGCCGTCGTCGCGCTGGCCATGTTTGAG GTTGTCAAAGGAAGCCACCATTCCACCGGCACCGTTCACGCCCACGTCATGGGGGGAGCGGCTTTGATGAGAAGTTGGTGTCCTATGCCCAGCGCGCCCTTTGCAGGCTTCAGAGCACTGCTGCAGCTGTGCTATTCGATG TATATACCTCTTCACGTTGCGGGCATGCCGATGCCCCCAGATTTTTACGATTGGGTGTCGTACGGCTCGCAACTCCAGTTGCCTATCGACCGACCGTCCACCGACCTGGCAGTTTTGATTGCTCGCTTTGTCGAGACTTCGTCAATAATCCATCGCCATGTTATCAGTGATGGAAACCCAAAAACTGCCAGCGTGTTGCAACAATTACTTGATCTCGAGTCCGACTTGGCATCATGGGAGGCTGGGCTGGAAGGAGATTGGATATACGAGACCATCAACGCTACTCATCTCCCACCAAATGCGGTTTTCGAGGGCGAATATCATAAATACCATGACGTCTGGACAGCTCGCATCTGGAACTACTACCGATGGGCGCGAGTTCTGGTGAACCAGAACCTGCTGGATTTGACGAACAAAAGCCCAGTCTCCAGTCTATCACTAGTGTCGGCGGCCGCGCGCGACCATTACCTTGCGACTATTCGGAGGCTGGCAAGGGACACGCTTGTGAGCGCGCCGACGCACTGGCGACATCCGGCTCTCGATGGGCCGGCGCAGATAACAGTAGAAAGCCCCGGTGGTGGCGGAGCCGGATCAGCAGGACTGCCGGCATTGCTGTTTCATTTAAAGGTAGCGGGATGCGCTCCTGGAGTTCCGAAACAATACTGGGAATGGGCTTTGGGCGTCATTCAGACGATCTGGGGTGACATGGGCATGCTGCACGCGCGATCCATGATGGAGGCTATGCGGGCGCACGAGGACACTGTGCTCAGGTCCGGTGCAGCTGGAATTTTGGCATACGACTGGTAA
- a CDS encoding Nuclear protein Ataxin-7, protein MTFGGPTDRRGVTPEDKKPKKDDSPTISVASPGPVVNPLDDSAREAFATGRPLEDTPDLQQCKHCKKSILKTAAKAHIAQCLKLKKEKAQRKKEAREARERAKEAAREEEARKADEDADGKGEDDSDGEEDGAEKKATGSKTTKKAAGKKTDGDTSKGKKRKADGDAEKGPKQKKKKEEPKPKAPKPKGPVDVERQCGVLLPNGQPCARSLTCKSHSMGAKRAVAGRSLPYDMLLAAYQKKNQAKQQKAALDANAPLEDEDEANAGPVDSDEETAAVMSALAHWNPQPVVPQPLLNPIKRQYQLARLHEQLQMATNGGRTNIFKVNGFGVQKLPYGHPGLMDTEDAPGELDTADLNFGGARRSSSFSMQSQPPQRRPSVTSRA, encoded by the exons ATGACCTTTGGTGGACCGACTGACCGTCGTGGCGTCACACCAGAAGACAAGAAGCCCAAAAAGGACGATTCCCCAACGATTTCTGTTGCTTCTCCAGGGCCGGTCGTCAACCCCCTCGATGACAGCGCACGCGAAGCTTTCGCGACCGGTCGACCCCTCGAAGACACACCCGATTTGCAACAATGCAAGCACTGCAAGAAGAGTATCCTCAAGACAGCTGCCAAGGCCCACATCGCACAATGCCTTAAAttgaagaaggagaaggctCAGCGCAAGAAAGAGGCGAGAGAAGCCCGTGAGCGAGCCAAAGAAGCTGCgcgcgaagaagaagccagGAAAGCAGACGAGGATGCGGATGGGAAGGGAGAGGACGATAGCGATGGTGAAGAGGACGGAGCGGAAAAGAAGGCTACCGGTAGCAAGACAACAAAGAAGGCCGCGGGTAAGAAAACCGATGGAGATACCAGCAAAGgaaagaagcgcaaggcgGATGGTGATGCCGAAAAAGGACCCaagcaaaagaaaaagaaggaggagcCTAAGCCAAAGGCTCCTAAACCGAAGG GTCCTGTGGATGTCGAACGGCAGTGTGGTGTCCTGTTACCCAATGGGCAGCCATGTGCAAGGTCACTCACTTGCAAGAGTCATAGCATGGGAGCAAAACGTGCCGTCGCAGGAAGATCTCTGCCTTATGACATGCTTCTTGCGGCATACCAGAAGAAGAACCAGGCCAAACAGCAAA AGGCCGCACTCGACGCCAACGCCCCGttggaagacgaagacgaggccaACGCCGGGCCAGtggactcggacgaggagacggcTGCTGTTATGAGTGCTCTGGCGCATTGGAACCCACAACCCGTAGTACCGCAGCCACTCCTTAACCCAATCAAGAGACAGTATCAGCTGGCGCGCCTTCATGAGCAGCTGCAGATGGCGACAAACGGCGGCCGAACAAATATTTTCAAAGTCAACGGTTTTGGCGTGCAGAAGCTGCCGTATGGTCACCCAGGCCTCATGGACACGGAAGACGCACCTGGCGAGCTCGACACGGCGGATCTGAACTTTGGAGGTGCTCGCCGATCTTCGAGCTTCAGCATGCAAAGCCAACCACCGCAGCGACGGCCATCGGTGACGAGCAGAGCATAA
- a CDS encoding Peroxisomal adenine nucleotide transporter 1, with translation MPPAGVLEALGHALAGATGTAFSTTTVYPLDLVTTRLKVQRQLRREDAISEKDQYRGVFHALKAISSQEGGVSALYTGLAQDIFKSIADSFLFFLFYQYFRDARRRSRGRRLPVIDELAVGALAGACSRACTTPIANVVARKQTSAMFGGNTDGEDASVWRILSSIGAENGIAGLWAGYSASLLLTINPSITFFLNEQMGKTLLPDSDETSRNPQTTFLLAAASKSVATIISYPLQTARARLQMQGSGNASPRRSTDTLEGSTSSESSNESQTHTSIEAKGGALSKLKKMADGSVIAIVLSIARTEGLSALYAGLQGEVLKSFFTHGLTMVSKGIIHKFIIRLGILLLSLSRGQSRKARLQRLRQVFLRLR, from the coding sequence ATGCCACCTGCTGGGGTactcgaggccctcggccaCGCTCTTGCCGGCGCGACCGGCACGGCCTTCTCGACAACTACAGTCTATCCCCTTGACCTCGTCACCACGCGCCTCAAGGTGCAGCGCCAGTTACGGAGGGAGGATGCCATCTCCGAAAAAGACCAGTATCGCGGCGTCTTCCACGCGTTGAAAGCCATTTCGTCACAAGAAGGCGGTGTATCGGCTCTTTACACAGGCCTCGCACAGGATATATTCAAATCCATTGCAGATTcgttcctcttcttcctgtttTACCAGTATTTTCGGGAcgctcgccgccgttctcgcGGCAGGAGGCTGCCGGTTATCGATGAGCTGGCGGTCGGCGCGTTAGCGGGCGCTTGCTCGAGAGCTTGCACGACGCCCATCGCAAACGTGGTTGCGAGAAAGCAGACGTCGGCTATGTTTGGAGGCAACActgacggcgaggacgcgtCCGTCTGGAGAATCCTATCTTCTATTGGCGCCGAGAACGGCATAGCTGGGCTCTGGGCTGGGTATTCCGCTTCTTTGCTGTTAACGATCAATCCCAGCATAACCTTTTTCCTGAACGAACAAATGGGGAAGACGCTTCTCCCAGATTCGGACGAAACCTCGCGTAATCCACAAACAACATTCCTGCTCGCTGCCGCCAGCAAGTCTGTTGCTACCATCATCAGCTACCCCCTGCAGACTGCCAGAGCCAGGCTTCAAATGCAGGGGTCTGGCAACGCTTCGCCGCGGAGGAGCACCGACACCCTGGAGGGATCAACTAGTTCGGAGTCCAGCAATGAGTCTCAAACTCACACTTCCATAGAGGCAAAGGGTGGCGCCCTGAGCAagctgaagaagatggccgaCGGTAGCGTGATCGCCATTGTTCTATCCATCGCAAGGACCGAGGGACTGTCGGCATTATATGCTGGTCTCCAGGGCGAAGTGCTCAAGAGCTTCTTCACCCATGGCCTAACTATGGTGTCGAAAGGCATCATCCACAAGTTCATAATCCGCTTGGGCATTCTCCTGTTGTCCTTGTCACGAGGGCAGTCGCGCAAGGCCAGGTTACAGCGCCTCCGCCAGGTGTTCCTCAGGCTTCGATGA
- a CDS encoding Nitric oxide synthase-interacting protein-like protein, which yields MAHSKRNTSRSVFTSYERDMAKAAWASTSARLSRDSFLPFGSCYLCLEIAREPVSCNHGDVFCRECAVANLLAQKKEIKRVERARDKAEQEILDAQARQDAEAQERAVKEFEKIQAGLDPSSSVTSLTPSGLASREDVTMGTDINVPMKQGTKRKFILDHDELEKIAKEDRAKAQKSIDEERASKEKLPSFWTPSQTPDAEAARKAAAATTAPKKIKLAPVCPASPDNSPHHYSLKSLITLNFKEELDPKTNSNRRICPSCVKTLGNASRPLLAEKCGHVICRSCAVKFMTTAKGDDSSPQENACYVCDARLTAGRSDGKQKQRKQEFVGLIELRSEGTGFSARGASKVEKSGVAFQC from the exons ATGGCGCACA GCAAACGAAACACGTCCCGCAGTGTCTTCACCTCATACGAGCGTGACATGGCTAAGGCTGCGtgggcctcgacctcggcgcgccTGTCTCGCGACTCCTTCCTCCCCTTTGGTTCTTGCTATCTCTGTCTTGAAATCGCCAGAGAACCTGTATCGTGCAACCATGGCGATGTATTTTGCCGTGAGTGTGCGGTGGCCAACCTCCTCGCACAGAAGAAGGAGATCAAGCGCGTAGAGCGAGCACGAGACAAGGCGGAGCAAGAAATCCTGGACGCCCAGGCCCGTCAAGACGCCGAGGCTCAGGAACGCGCCGTAAAGGAATTCGAAAAGATTCAAGCGGGACTAGACCCGTCGTCATCCGTAACATCACTGACCCCGTCTGGGCTTGCATCAAGAGAAGATGTTACGATGGGAACCGATATCAATGTTCCCATGAAGCAGGGCACCAAGAGAAAATTCATTTTGGATCATGACGAGCTAGAGAAAATCGCAAAGGAAGATCGCGCCAAGGCGCAGAAGTCGATCGACGAGGAAAGA GCATCCAAGGAGAAACTGCCTTCTTTCTGGACACCGTCTCAAACACCCGATGCCGAAGCAGCTCGTAAAGCGGCAGCCGCGACAACAGCTCCCAAAAAGATTAAGCTTGCGCCTGTCTGCCCGGCGTCGCCGGATAACTCGCCGCATCATTACTCCCTGAAGTCCCTGATCACCCTCAACTTCAAGGAAGAGCTCGATCCCAAGACAAACAGCAACAGGCGCATTTGTCCCTCGTGCGTGAAGACGCTTGGTAACGCGTCACGTCCTCTGCTGGCTGAGAAGTGCGGACACGTCATCTGCCGAAGCTGTGCTGTAAAGTTTATGACTACTGCGAAGGGCGATGACTCTTCACCGCAAGAGAACGCTTGTTACGTCTGTGATGCCCGACTGACGGCGGGCCGCTCGGATGGCAAGCAGAAGCAGCGAAAACAGGAGTTTGTCGGACTGATCGAGCTCAGATCTGAAGGCACAGGGTTCTCCGCTAGGGGCGCAAGTAAGGTGGAGAAAAGCGGCGTCGCCTTTCAGTGCTGA